ATCTCTCCGATGCTCGCTTCCATGTCTCCGCCAATCAAATCTTGCTTTTGAGCGACTTTACTGGTCAGATTGCGGCTGGAAATCCTGTTTTGAAGGAATATCTCATCTGGGTAGATGGTAATAAACTTGTGATTTCCTTCATTCCTTCCACCGAATCTTCTCTTGCCTTTGTCAGTGCCATCGAAGTTATCTCTGCCCCCGGGGATCTCATCGCCGACACTGCTCGGTTGATAAAACCTCAGGGGATTGACGATTACGCGGGCCTGACAAAGCAGGCGCTGGAGACTGTTTACAGGATCAATGTTGGAGGTCCCAAGGTGACCCCTTTTAATGATTCCTTGTGGAGAACTTGGATTCCTGATGATGGCTTCTTGCATTTGAATGCCGCTTCTAAGGCTGTTTACACCAGCGGCCGGATCAAGTACCTCCCAGGAGGGGCAAGTCGTGAGGTTGCTCCTGACAGCGTTTACAACACCGCGCGAGTTATGAATAATCCTGGTGTTTCCATGCCTGACTTTAACATTACCTGGATCTTCCCTGTGACCTCTGGCTATCGCTACCTTGTTCGGATGCATTTCTGTGATATTGCCAGTATGTCCCTTAATCTGCTTTATTTTGATGTCTACATCAATGGGTATTTGGCGTTCAAGGATTTGGACCTCTCAGAGCTTACAGGCCAAATTCTCGCCGCTCCTTACTACATGGATTTCATGGTTGACATAGCTAATTCAGAGGCTTTAAGCATAAGCATAGGACCTTCGAGTTTGAGCAACCCGTCTAGAGTCGATGCAATTCTGAATGGGGTGGAGATCATGAAGTTGAACAATTCTATGGGTAGTCTGGATGGAGAGGTCTCTTTGGGTCCTATTTTACGGAGTTCACCCAGAGGAAACACCAGTGGTTTTATGCCTTCGGTCGTTGGGATAAGCTTGATGATTGCTATTGCTGGTGTTGTGTACAGGAGGAAGACTGAGGTCAGAGACTATTTGGCATGGACACCTTTGCCTGTGGATGCTTCAGAAAGCAATTCAAATTCAATGTATAGAAGCTAACCATTTCCAAGTGATTTTTAGACCCTTCTAAACAATCTTGGTATGTAACTATGTATCTTACTTGTGGCATTTGTAGCAATGATACTATAGTTTCTCCATGACTTGGTTTGTTACATTTGTCCAGATTTGTATTTCAAGCCTAAAGGAGTTGCAAGTGCATGTAGAGTATCTTTTGTTAATAGAGTTCAATCTACAAATTCTGtttggattttggtttgatGTGGTTTGTATTACTTGAGTGGTCTTGTTTGAACGTGTAATGCTGCATGTTAAAGTCAGATTTTAGTACATCTGAAATTAATAATGacttttgcttattttttttttcagttctgAATAAATCAGTATTTGTTAAGTTTACTATCTATCAATGTGGTGATTTAAAGGAGAAAACTTAAAGCTTTGAGGATACAATTTGTTCAAAAGAACTCAAAACTTGAAACATGGAAAGCTGTTGAGTGTTGATCTCCATGTTACATGTATATGATTTTATAAACTGCAATTTGTAATTGGTTCACATGGAAATCGCGTAAGTGAAATTCGTCAATACAATTAAAAACTATACCTTGTCAAATTGAACTTCAGAAAAACTGCAATTTAAGTCAAAAGGGATTGGGCTAAAATCCATTTTAAGCCAAAATGTGTTCTTGCTATATTACTATGAGCACTTTACTgcagatttttcttttggtggaaACTTTACTGCAGATTTAATAACATCCAAATACGATGGTCCTTTTTTCTCCCACATCAAGTTTTGTACGTGAACAAAAGAGTTATTGTTTTCTAACTCTGTTTtggttctgaaaattttgtAGATTGGACATGAATTAATGGACAGaaccaattaatttttttttgtttttgatggaAAGAActttcttctccatcatcatcttTTCTTCCTAAGCTGTCATCCACCATATTATTTTACATTGCTTATACATGATGGCTGCATGCTAGGGAAACAAAGGATTTTGGTCTCATTGTGCATTAAAATGAATATTGAAGGTTGTTCATCTTGCAATACCTAGGTTTGCATTCATGGTGATCAGGATTGATACATTTAGCAGTTCCATTGATGGTGGCAACCTTGTCTCTTTGGGTGCTGGACTGCAAGGGTACTCAGTTCACCAAGACAAGGAGCTTAACCACAGGACTGGCAATGCGCATAGTCGTTGCATCTGCTAGACagaaagcccttcaaattttatTGGCGCATAGTTGCAAACCATGCACTATCATCGCATGGTGGATTTAATGCAAGTTCTTTAGTGTGATTTTCACATGGATTGAACTCTTAATCACTTACCCTCAAAGGGGTAGCCAAGTTGGCAGGGATCTTCGCCACGGGAATCCTCTTACTTTCTTGGGACATTAGTGCTCGGCATTGCAtttggtgaaaattgaatggttctcatgcAAACCCAATATAATTgagtccatgtggttgtggggtgaCCATATCCCCCTCACCATTAAAAACATTTCAAActtgatttattttataattttttttgagtAATTAATGGAGAAAATAATTATCAAGTTAGGTAGAGTAACAAAATGTCTAGACCAATTGTTAACGTCATTGTCTTATCTTTTTCCTCGCGGAGATATTAAGCCTACAAAAATTAGTTGAAAGTACAAGTTTAGTAATTAAAGCTCAGTTGTAGACAAAAAAATGTTAAagaataacaaataaaaaaaaccatttttttattgttattttttattaaaacaagATTTAAAAACTTAG
This Macadamia integrifolia cultivar HAES 741 chromosome 10, SCU_Mint_v3, whole genome shotgun sequence DNA region includes the following protein-coding sequences:
- the LOC122092077 gene encoding probable receptor-like protein kinase At5g24010; this translates as MDNFPQKSKFFLLLLLSFLQLSFFSFLSSAFSPVDNYLIDCGSIADATVNVDNRKFLGDSSKLGSGFLLAMRSISLEDQSPSLGASPLYHTARVFTKPANYEFEIKQKGTHLVRLHFRPLSSSSFNLSDARFHVSANQILLLSDFTGQIAAGNPVLKEYLIWVDGNKLVISFIPSTESSLAFVSAIEVISAPGDLIADTARLIKPQGIDDYAGLTKQALETVYRINVGGPKVTPFNDSLWRTWIPDDGFLHLNAASKAVYTSGRIKYLPGGASREVAPDSVYNTARVMNNPGVSMPDFNITWIFPVTSGYRYLVRMHFCDIASMSLNLLYFDVYINGYLAFKDLDLSELTGQILAAPYYMDFMVDIANSEALSISIGPSSLSNPSRVDAILNGVEIMKLNNSMGSLDGEVSLGPILRSSPRGNTSGFMPSVVGISLMIAIAGVVYRRKTEVRDYLAWTPLPVDASESNSNSMYRS